The Coccidioides posadasii str. Silveira chromosome 2, complete sequence genomic interval TCTAGTTCCTTGATTCGATGCACGGCAGCCTCTAGGTCGGCGTTGAGCTGGGGATGAGGAGAGGTCTGTCGCATGAGGTTCTGCCGGGAACGATAATCGGCGCTCTGCAAGATTTCAATCTCTCTCTTAGCAAGCTGCTGTTCGACCTCAGCTCGCTTGATCGCCTCGCTACTTGTCAGAGAGAGAAGGCTATGTTGAAGTTTAAAGTGTGCAGCCGACATGCGTGACTCTTGGGCCACAGCCAAGAGCCCCTTTGCCATCTTTCGAAGTGATTCGGTATCTGCGTCCTCGATGTCTGTTGAGGTTGGTAAGCTCTTTGATGCGCCATAGGCAACGCAGAGAGTCTGATTCACGGTTGCGGGCGGCGACACGAGGAAAAGGTTATGTTCAGAAAAGGCGCGGACAGGCGTGGATTCATGTGGAGCATTTCGTGAAGGGGGAGGAGTCATCTCGGACGACGAGGCAGGTGGCTGTGGAGATGCAAACTTGGTTCTCTCCGAGGGATTTATTGAGAGTGGTAGATCATCGGGGGATGCGGACAGGCTGCTTCGGGCTGGGATCGGAGAGCTGGGCACCGCGATTTCGGCGGCAGGCTCGAGGCACGCCTTTTTTAGAAGGGGTTGATCAGTCATGATCACGGAGGATACGCTGAGAAGAGCGTTCGATCAAGATCGGAAGTCGACACAAGGATGGAGTTCACTCGGCGCTTGCTTTGGTGTCAAGACAGAGACAAATGCGATAACGCCAAGGCCAATTGCAACGCCAAAGACACGAACTGAGGGATCCAGATCAAAGAGTCTGATTGATGAGTGAATGTACCGCCAAATGCACAAAGAATGCGTGAGTGAGACAAGCGAGGCAGGGCGACAATACGATTGTGGGAAGACAAAAACAAGGACAGGGTGGTGCCGAAGTATAAACAGTGCTCAGGCAGACTCGAGGCGACGACGGTGGGAAAGGGCAGGTCGAGCTTGGGGGGTGGATGATTGATGCGAGAGAGAGGGATATGAGCGATAGGCGATGAATTCAAGTCCAGAGTAGACGCCGGGGATGCAGGGACGAGGATGGATGGGGGATGATGGAACGGAGACAGGACTGGCTGGACGGATACTTTGGGGTTGCGATGGGTGGTTGTCCAGGTGGCCGCCAGCGAGAGGAGGCTGGGCAACGGCGCTAGCGCGACCCACCGCAGCGCCAGCGCCCAGCCATCTGTCACGTGAATAAAGCGCTGAGTCACGCGGGGTTCGGCGGCGGGAGCTAGGCCTATCACGGCTAGCGCAAGATCTGCATTTCCGTCGCCTAAAGAGGAATAGTGCTCCATATTAGTCAGCTGCCGGACCGGCGAATCGGGTTTGCGGTGCACGCCACAAAGGGGCGCATCTAGCTTAGCGAAGCTTTGCCCCTGGAGGCTCGCTGACTGCAGCTCTCGCTCGGCGGCAGAGGAACACGCAGGGTCCAGCAGGcaggggagagagagagctgTGCTTTCGGATTTGCATTGTTATACTACTATGCCACATTACATTAGCTTGATGCCAATGTCTCAATTGAGCATTtaaatttctttctttcccccGTCTGCGAAAATCGCTCTCTTCCACCGGTTCAGAGTCTCCAGCGCAACCATGGACCAAGAGCCGGTCAAGCGGCCACCTCCCAGCGCCATCCCACGCCTATCCAGACTTCCGTTGCCAACAGCCGCCGCGCCTAAGCTAGTACGGCCATCTCCATCTAGAGAGCGACTCCAGGCAGACCAAGGGCTTAATGTTTCGAGACTCCGCAGACCGTCTGAAGATGTGTTCAAAAAGCCACATCTTCCCCCTCCCTCGTCCCGCAAAGTATCCGACAACTTCTATGCCCAACGGAGATCCTCCCAGTATGGCCATTCGATCAGAACTGCTGCGTCAGCGGAAAGCCTTGCATCCAAAAGAGATTCCGAGCTCTGCCTTACCGAGACAGGGCCTTCCCTGGAGGAGCGAACGATCGAGACTCTGTCGCAGATCCCATCTTCGCCCTCTCCCAGCAGGAGGCAGTCCGGATTCTTTAGACCGTCTAGTCCGATGCGCTCAGCATCCCGGCCCACCTCCGAGATCAGCCGGCACCCTGTCGCGCAAATTACATCTCCCACAAAGCAGTTCAGGCCTCGAGCATCCCTGTCCACGGAGCCTTCTCGCCCAAAGCCTCGTGCGGCATCGAGTGCCCCTTCTTCGAGAAAGGCTAGTGAGAACAGCCGTAAAGAAGACCCCTCGGTGCCTTTGCCAAAGCAGGATGTCGTTTCTCCACGTATGCCTCCCAACGGTGAGAAGAGAAACGCGGTTCTTCGAAGCTCTAAATCACGCCAATCTCTAGCCCAGACTTATTCCGAGACGAATGGATCTGCTCCAGCAAAAGACACCCCAAAGTCAAAACAACCCAAGCCCCGCAAGCCGTCCTCTACCCTCTCGTCCAACATCACTTCTCCGACATCTAGCGTCTCCAAAACATCGCAAAGGACCTCCGTCACATCTGAGAGCAATTGCTCCGAGCCTCCCAGCAAGGTTCGAGAAGCTAAAAAAGCATCCAAGTCCTCAAGTGCTTTGAGGGAAAGCATTGCAAAGGCAAAAGCGGCTCGCAAGGCTGCAAGGCAGAGTAATGCAAACGATGCTTTTGCTGACCCGTTTAACAGCATCTCGATGAAAGATCCTTTCAATCAGCTGCAGAACGAAGCATCCGACAAGGCACTCCTCAAGAGCAGAACGAGAGCTGCACGTAAATCCGGCCACCTGAACATTGCTGCTTTAGGCTTAAAGGAGATCCCTCATGAGGTCATGACAATGTATGATTATGACCCTGAAAGTACCGATGATTGGTATGAGGCCGTGGATCTGGTCAAGTTTATAGCTGCCGATAACGAATTTGAGTCTCTCTCCGAAGATGCTTTTCCTGACGTTGATGTGACTTCTTTGCAGATGGACGAAGGCTGCAAAGGAAATCAGTTTGGAGGGCTGGAGGCATTGGATCTTCACGGGAACCTTCTTGCCAGCCTCCCAATAGGCTTAAGAAGACTGCAGCGGCTTCGCTCTCTTAATTTGGCAAAGAACCGGTTGAACATGGATGCTATTGAAGTGATCACTCAGATTGGAAATCTGACCGAGTTACGGCTAGGGAACAATGACCTTGACGGCATGTTTACACCTCAACTTGGGTCACTTCAGAAGCTAGAAGTATTAGATCTTCGGGGTAATGCATTGACCGGACTTCCTGACAATTTGTCTGATTTGACGGGTCTGCGAGTTCTAAACGTTGCGGAGAATCAGTTGACATCCCTGCCTTTCAGCGCTTTGTCCAAGCTTCCTCTGGTTGAGATCAATGCCCAGAAAAACCGCCTGCAAGGGTGTCTCATTCCTGCGTCTA includes:
- a CDS encoding uncharacterized protein (antiSMASH:Cluster_2.8~EggNog:ENOG410PHR3~COG:S~BUSCO:2208at33183), with protein sequence MDQEPVKRPPPSAIPRLSRLPLPTAAAPKLVRPSPSRERLQADQGLNVSRLRRPSEDVFKKPHLPPPSSRKVSDNFYAQRRSSQYGHSIRTAASAESLASKRDSELCLTETGPSLEERTIETLSQIPSSPSPSRRQSGFFRPSSPMRSASRPTSEISRHPVAQITSPTKQFRPRASLSTEPSRPKPRAASSAPSSRKASENSRKEDPSVPLPKQDVVSPRMPPNGEKRNAVLRSSKSRQSLAQTYSETNGSAPAKDTPKSKQPKPRKPSSTLSSNITSPTSSVSKTSQRTSVTSESNCSEPPSKVREAKKASKSSSALRESIAKAKAARKAARQSNANDAFADPFNSISMKDPFNQLQNEASDKALLKSRTRAARKSGHLNIAALGLKEIPHEVMTMYDYDPESTDDWYEAVDLVKFIAADNEFESLSEDAFPDVDVTSLQMDEGCKGNQFGGLEALDLHGNLLASLPIGLRRLQRLRSLNLAKNRLNMDAIEVITQIGNLTELRLGNNDLDGMFTPQLGSLQKLEVLDLRGNALTGLPDNLSDLTGLRVLNVAENQLTSLPFSALSKLPLVEINAQKNRLQGCLIPASIRRIEGLQILNVSGNSLEGLSAGDVLELPNLQQLFADANRIKALPNVSSWMSLLSLIIEDNDLCEIPEGLSELTNLKHADFKGNSITTLNDRIGLMENLMTFHIGNNPLRERKFLSMDTENLKRELCTRCAPEVQEGEDGEESDHTEFTLAPERPETSHGWRVKSGGVLDRSSTDLSRLEVEDLEPLVSSSDIRCLYLKHNRFDRLPLSAISFLSHSLTDLDLSHNPMNGEDLFTSPIALPHLQNLTLAATGLTSFEPLQSFLSAPSLMFLDVSNNRLRGALPTLRSTYPKLITFLASENQINSLSFEAVEGLQALDVSNNNIDFLPPRLGLLGVEESGGLRRLDVSGNSFRVPKWQIVAKGTEAVLDWLKNRLTPEELREWQGDTANM